A region of Sulfurovum sp. DNA encodes the following proteins:
- a CDS encoding 1-acyl-sn-glycerol-3-phosphate acyltransferase: MKIFAKIRFYWGVVVISFVSGALMIPAIFIAPKYKGSIIHTLNRLSMFLMGARFKQEGKMDLEADLYVMNHQGVIDIVGMEALQKNHLRWVAKKELFDVLWFGNLLRGGDMISLDRGNKAGIVKLMKDVKKSIEEKHRAVIIFPEGTRAKGQKLLPFKQGANIIAKKLGLKVQPIVVTGSKWILDQHERTGHGGTVHYKFLPVVNVEKAPDNWYKTIQEQMQKEIDNAATYHHRSR, from the coding sequence ATGAAGATCTTTGCAAAAATTAGATTTTATTGGGGTGTAGTAGTCATCTCTTTTGTAAGTGGGGCTTTAATGATTCCTGCTATTTTTATTGCGCCAAAGTACAAAGGATCTATTATCCATACACTTAATAGGCTTAGTATGTTTCTTATGGGTGCAAGGTTTAAGCAAGAAGGGAAGATGGATCTTGAAGCTGACTTGTATGTGATGAATCATCAAGGGGTTATTGATATTGTTGGCATGGAAGCACTACAAAAGAACCACCTTCGATGGGTAGCAAAAAAAGAGCTTTTTGATGTATTGTGGTTTGGAAATCTACTCAGAGGCGGAGACATGATCTCTTTGGATAGAGGCAATAAAGCGGGGATAGTTAAGCTGATGAAAGATGTTAAAAAGTCTATAGAAGAAAAGCACCGTGCTGTTATCATTTTTCCTGAAGGTACCCGTGCTAAAGGTCAAAAATTGCTTCCTTTCAAGCAGGGTGCCAATATAATTGCTAAAAAATTGGGACTGAAAGTACAACCGATAGTCGTTACTGGTAGCAAATGGATACTAGATCAGCATGAAAGAACAGGACACGGTGGAACAGTACATTATAAATTTCTTCCAGTTGTTAATGTAGAAAAAGCCCCTGATAATTGGTATAAAACTATTCAGGAACAGATGCAAAAGGAGATAGACAATGCAGCTACCTACCATCATCGCAGTCGCTAG
- the crcB gene encoding fluoride efflux transporter CrcB yields the protein MQLPTIIAVASGGAIGATARMLINGFVNSRMPHALPFGTLTVNLIGSLFIGILFAYFHLNEHFSLHLKTFLVTGILGALTTYSTFAMESFLLLESGHYGHAFLNMALNLFGTIVMAGLGYMLLLQLTK from the coding sequence ATGCAGCTACCTACCATCATCGCAGTCGCTAGTGGAGGCGCAATTGGTGCAACGGCACGGATGCTTATTAATGGATTTGTTAATAGCCGTATGCCACATGCACTACCCTTTGGCACATTGACTGTCAATCTGATTGGAAGCCTTTTCATCGGTATATTGTTTGCCTATTTTCATCTCAATGAACATTTCTCTCTCCACTTAAAAACCTTCCTTGTTACAGGTATACTTGGAGCACTAACAACTTACTCAACCTTTGCTATGGAGAGTTTCCTTTTGCTTGAATCTGGTCATTATGGTCATGCTTTTTTGAATATGGCACTTAATCTTTTTGGTACTATTGTGATGGCAGGGCTTGGCTATATGTTGTTACTACAGCTAACAAAATAA